Below is a window of Carassius auratus strain Wakin chromosome 50, ASM336829v1, whole genome shotgun sequence DNA.
ATGGTGGAGGAGCACAGGCTGACACTTTGTGATGTAAATAAAGTCTCACTTGTGTTGGGCCACACTTTATTCAGTGTTTATGAGGGTCCGTTATCATGCGGTCTCATTATTACAACGTTTGTTGAACAGCCATGGAAAATCCATTTAGGCGACATGTCTGTTCAAGACACTTATTTGATTGGCTTTGTAGACATTGAAGCCTAAAATTACAATAAGGCTACTTTGGTATGGTACTAAATGGTACTGTGGTTATACTACGGTGTCTGTGAAGTTGGAGTACACTGTAAATTATGGTGTGTTAATATGGTAACCATTCAGTAATGTACAGAGATAGTTGTACATTTTACTACTGTAATTATTAATAGATTTATTTGTTCATGTAAAGGCTGAAAAAACTATTccctagtaaatatatatatataccctactACAACTAAATAGACTTGCACTCATCTATATACATCAATTCGCTAAATTCTATTCAAGACGAATCGATGTTATTTGTCAACTACCCACTTTCGCCATCACATATGGACTACTTTTCCCATGAAGCTCAGCTCGTCGCTTCCGTGACGTCGTTTGTCCACGTGAGCTTCATTCAGCTGAGCGCTGCAGAGATGAATGGCTGGGGTTTGTTTGAACAATTCTATGCTTCATATATTTCCTGCTCACAAATGTTAAAGATGTCTTGTATGTGTATGTTCTGTTCGTTGCTCTCTGGTGTTTTGAGTCGCGTGCATGCAGCGAAACCGCACGTCCACGCGGATGAAGCTGAACAAACACATCTGATGAGACATGGACGCTCATTTAACGCAGTGATGATTTTTCCCGTTTATATAATCAAGCCTGCGCTCGGCAGCGTGAAGCCAGCATCTGATCGTGAAACCACGCCATATATATTTGTGAAGCAGACTGAAGTCCTGGAATGCTTGAGTGCGGGGGTGTCTGTCTGTCCCCCTTCACTGCAGTCACACATCTGACCAGCATATGCATGATCCCTCACACTGCAAACACTGAAATACATggctttgaaaatgttatttgaattGTTTACAGAGGGAGGAAGATGGAAACGTTGGAAAAATGGAGCAGAGACATCATGACACCTCATCTGCTGGATAAGAAAGAGCAGTCTAAACAAAATGGTGAGTTTTGCTTTTTGGTAATAAGAATCGTGTCTTTCTAAAACGTCTTTAAActgattgtttattaaaaaatgcacACTTTTATAAAAGCAAGCATATATGATTAATTTGTATAATGTAAATATACCAGGATTCTTGGACAAAACAgctttaatcttaaaatatattgattatccccataaaaaagtaaaacagaaGGCCTCATGATGAATTACAGATCATCAGAAGTGCTGCTTTCATAAACCTTTCCACTATACGATATGCATTACATGTGTTGTCTTCTATAGATTTTCACtgcaaattatttcaaaattccCTTCTACTTCCAAAACCCCACgatttacagtaaaataacttcTGCTAAATATATTGGTTAGATGGTGTAGAAACCCAGTACAGCACACCTGCATTTTCTGTGTACAttttaagctttcaaatgatgtgCCTAAACATTTATTATACCTCTTGAAGTAACTTTTTTGTTTGTGACACCCTGGCCCAATGCCAACATGTCCCTTTTACACTAAAAGGGTttatccacttaaaaaaaaataattaattaatagcaTTTCGTTTGTGCTACAGATGTGGACCAATGTTTTCTAAAACTCATTTGATGGGATGAATGTTTGTAGTGCAGACATGGTCTTTAAACCACACAACTCcaatattaattttcttttgtttttctgttgctgGTTTGGTTCTGCTTTGGAcaacctttttgtttttcttgtggTCTATTTTATTCAGGTATGATTGCAGAAAATCTGCTCAACTCTCTTAAGATTTGCACTCGTTTGCAGCTCCAGCCAATTTCTCGTTCAGCATGTGCCACTGGTAAGTAATTTGGAAAATTTGGATTATTCAGGACACTATCAcatttcgttttctgtttttttttttttttttttttttttttcatataatgtgtATGTCATGTCTAATAAAAGTTCATTTCTGTTAAGAATGACTTTAGTATTTTCTTCATTGGTATTCAGCCCTTCTGGAACTAAAATCTTATTTTGATTTAGCAAAATTATTTGgagtaaatagaaataaaaataaatcttcaatttattaaaaaatatttttttaaatgtcaattatTTTGTGCAGAGAgtttacatattttcaatttcaCATTTGAAAATCTGTGGTACAAAATGTACACTCTAAAGCAAGAATTAATTGTATGGAACTGTAATGATCGTAATACACAATATTGCTTGAATCTGAATGTCTTTTAGCATTGTTGACTGGTTGTTTATTTTCACCAGATAATATGCAGATACTTCAAATTTATTCGCAGCTGAACGAATCTTCAGGCAGATTTGGTCAGAATTGCTGTTTAGCGCTGTGTCGTGTTAGCAAACATGCACATAGTCAATTGGCGGAACAATAAAACGATGGAATGGCTGTCTGAAGTGAGATATGTGGGTGTATTAATGGCTGAGTCGTGCTTTCCTGGATCAAACAAACTCTCAGCTCCATTAATGAGCATCCTCATTGAATCACACACATTTGCTGGCAGACAGGTGCCTTATAGGGAGAAACTTAAGGGCAATTTCTTATCAGCCTGTTGAACACTTAAGAACACAGCTGAAGTGGGACTCTTGTTTTGTATTGGGAGATTGTATAATGCCCCAATCATCAACATGTCAACAGAACATTGTTATGACCCTGGTCTAGGGTCAGAGAAGATAACATAAAGAAATCTGAAACCAGCTGTTAACTTGTGTTggtgagtttatttatttatttatttatttttttttttattttttttttattttttttatttatgttctcCCTGTGatagaaaaagaaacaaatgacagaatttttcccTGACTCCCTGTCTAAACCAAAAATCAGCTACTTAACTAACGGgaataaaaaggaaaagaaaattaaCTAAATGgcttaaacaacaaaacaattgttaacataaaataatcatattcGTAATTGGGGATATACCCAACAGGATTCTCAACGCAAAGAAATAGGTTCCACTTTATGTAACAAGAGGTTAAATTCACAACAGACACAATTTGCCAAAAAATCTGCTCTCTGTCCGGACGGAGTCACCTAAGAGCGCTAGAGAGTGAACTATGTCCCCAGACGTAACAACATTTTAAACTTTGTGGCCTTTGTAAATTTTCAGTGGGCAGAAGTAAAAGGAAACAAACACTGATTTAAATGAATGGCCACTGATAAACACTGATTGGaattatttaatttcagaatAATTACCCATCCCTCTGGGATCTGGGTAGGGCTGGGCGGTATATCGGGTTTGTACAATATATCGATATTTTCTTAATGCGTTTGAGATGTGCTGTCTTCCTGAATGCATAGCTTACATTTCACATGTATATcctccatctgtaaatgttagaaagccatggaaatatttttttctgtcagaagtgcatgagccTTCTGTTCTGGGATTCTCCGCTAAACTTCAGTGAACAAGCACCTCCTCGCGCATGCGCGCCAAACAAACACAGCTCAATTATTGTTGTGTTGGACAACATTAGGCGACAAGtgaaataaatagatattaaatacagttttttttttttttttttaatccaaaaatgaaaatacagtgaTATATTTCAGATATCGCAAATCGgccaaaaaatacagagataatGATTTTTTGCCAATATTGCCCAGCTCTAGATCTGGAAgtgtctagattttttttttttttttttttaaatcctcctTTGTTTGCATACTGAATATGGATCTTTGTCTTGTATCTATCCAACCATCTATAtcatcatcttgtttactcagaACCACATTTTTAGATGCATATTTCAATGCATCCCTATGGACCCCTTTACACCGAACAAGAATACTTGCTAgcttattaaacaaattaaactttgTATTTGAGCTGGTAAACGATTTGTTCATTGACCTCAGTCcatctgatttgttttttaaGGCTCCTGTCCAGATCTGATGAGTAGGAACGAGCAACCTGGCTCCCGGCCGCTTGCCATGGCCTTGACGCCCCAGCTACCCCCCAGGACCCATCGGCGCCTGTGTCTCTCAGTGTCCTCTGACAGCAATGGACGCTTCAAAGCTCTGGAGACCCAGGAATGGAAAAACAACCTCAAAGCTCAGGTAGGATGGAAGTACTTTCAGCACAGCTGCTTGTAACTTGTTGGAGGTCCAGTTCGAGACCCCCATAGTAATGTGACTTTTTCCATCAGATGGAGCAGGCTCATAGTGCCGGAGCAGCCAGCAGTACAGGTTCCCTGGAAAGAGCGTCTCTCTTTTGCGCTTCTGGATCCACCACCACCTCCAGCTCTGGCCTCTCCAGTCCGGTGGAGCACCTCACCAAGAGCAAGTCCTCCAGTCGCTTTTCACTTTTCTCCCCACCTTGGAACAGCAGTTCTGAGACCGACTCCAATCCACCTTCCCGTTCCGGATCAAAGAAAATGCGCAACTACAGTTGTAGAGCCGGTCCTGGCAGTGCCAAAACGGGACCAGAGACTCCAGAACCCAAGCAGAGCGTCCCTGAGCACTTCCAGTACTCAGAACCGGTCATATCCAAGGTTACGGACTACATTTATGTGGGCAACCTGAATGCAGCTTATAGTGGACGTATGTTGTGCCGAAATAACATCGACAGCATCATCGACATGAGCAGCCTGCCCGGGGAGACTTGTTTGAGAGTCATTCCTTGCACTTGTTCAAGGGGTGTCAAGCATAGTTGGTCTCGTCTCAAAGTGGACATGAGCGACCTTCCGGACACTGTCCAAGAAGGGCTGGCGCTCAAGCACCGCTGCTTTGAGGACATCAATGAGTGCATCGATGCCTCCATGGAGAAGAGGAAGCGGGTGTTAGTGCATTGTCGCGATGGTTTTTCCCTTGCCCCCACTTGCATTATTCAGTACCTCATGGTTAAACAAAATATGAGGCTTATAGCTGCTTACGAGCTGCTCAGAGCCAAACACCCTGTCAACATTCGAGAGTCCCATCAGAACGTTCTGGTAAGTCTCGAAAGTGCTCTGAGACCGGGTGGGAACACGGATCCAGAGTGCTTTAAACAGGCCATCTCCCGCAAAGTGGCTTGGACCTGATAGCGAACCTTGGGGAgcctcctttcctttcctttcctcctTAACAGTGAAAGGCAGCTTTTTTGTGTTTCAACTGAGCTGGATGTCATGGTGTGAGTAACTGTGAAATTTTACTGAAGTTGTTCAGTGGCCATTTTAGCAAAACCAAGCCTGAGAATTTTGAGTCATTTGTTTTGCTTCTGGTTAAACAAAATGAGAACAAACATGCTTTTTGCAGCTGCTAACAATTTGATTTGTCTGGGAATATTTCTCCTGTTTATTCTTCTTCACGTGGGTACATAGCCATACTCCGAAGGTTTATGCTGAGGAAGAAAGTAGTGGGAGCTCTCAGGAGACGAAACGATGTCACATATGACTGCAAACACCACTACTGAGGCTGAAACGTCAAACTGGACTACTATCAACTAAACATCTCAAACACTCTGTTAACAGATTGAGGACTAAACCCGATTAGTCGTTGTATCTGGCAGTACAAAGCACAACCTTTGTTGGCCTCCTTATTCATTTGACAGTTGGTTGATATGTCTCTGTGTTCAATCAGGGTCGAAAGATACTCAGTAAGAGTAGTCCTCTATGAGGAGACATTTCATTTACTAAGtgtcttttattaaatgtataatattcaaCAAGTTTGATCAAATAATTCAGTGCTTGGAAACAATGTGAATTTTTGTGATGGTGTAAAGCAATGAAACTGGCCCACTTTACACCTTTTATGGAGTGTTGGTATTTGGAAAAATGAATTCAACCGAATTGTGGGGCAATGCTCAGTTACAAAGGCTTGATATTGCACTAACCACAAGGAAATGCACAAGTTTTGCTGAAACGTGGCTTAGTTTGATTTAATGTTGCGCAGTGAatatagataaaaatatttttactaggcTAATGTTTATGCTTAACTATAATGATTGTTGTTCATGGTTTCTATTGTATTTTGATTTAGCCATATGGAAAACCGTAACAACTGATAGCACACGTATGTCACCGAGACATCTTGAATGCATGCttcatttatatagttttttttttttaaagcattagcTAGTTTGCAATATGTTGTTGACAAAATCCTTGTCTGATATACACCCAGTTTGTACTGCAAGTGACCAATGCAACAAACCTAGATGGCTCTCATTATAATATGTAAATCTAACGAGGTTAGCAGTGTTGATTATTACATGAGCAATCTAGTTTTGACGCTTTGCAACCCGTTACTTGCTTCTAGTTTAGATTGGTATGTAGATTGGTATGCAACATTTATGGTTCAAAATTTAGATGAATCTGACATCTGCACACACATAATATAACGTCTGTCTTGGTGACGTACATGTGCTTACCGGGAAATATATTTGACATGGCTTATGCTTATCAGCAGTGATTATTCTATTTTGATGTTTAGTGCACAGTTTGGTGAAGAAAGACCCTCTTGAGTTTTGGTGCCTTTTGTTTGAATTCGTCCAGTTTTGATTATTGTGACATTCACACGCGCACACTATATGCACTCATCAGGTATAGACAAAATGTCGTctttatgctttgaaatgttcaGGAAATGCTCCATGTTGGTGTAATTTTGTGATGTATGGCAGAGATCCGTTCTGAATACGCTGTTGTAAAGGTTTCATAGTAGTGCTCACAGTGAACAGTGCCTGTACTTCAATCAGTGTGGTGGTGACATCAATCAGTGTGAGATCATTACCTTCTTCTACGGGCCTGCAATTAGCTTCTGACATTAGTAAAGCTGTATTTAGATTCAAATGGAACATTAATTTCTGCTttattcttattcattagctgatttaaatctatatttttggatGGTTGATCTCGCCCTGTAAAGGTCTAACAACATGAACTCTCAGGTTAACTTTATTGGCCTAGAAAACATAATGCGTTAGAAAACCAGAATAATGTGAGGCAATGTATTTTCTGTATCATGTTTTTGAAGAAAATGCATTTGTACATGTTGATATTAAAGAGAATCTgatgcactgatttttttttgtgtgtgtgtgtgtgtgtgtgtgtgatttgttcaAATAGGAAATCATGTGAATcttggaaaagttaaatgtaggTGATCATGTCATTTTGTTTGAGTATTTCCAGATTTTATCTAGAAGCTACCATTTTTCACGGTATGGTATTGTAAATTGATGACGTGGATACTAGTGTACCAAATTTCTCTAATAACTGCCCCTAGTGGTTGGGAGGACTGCTGTTGGttatttgacttctttttttaaacttaactAAAGATCATCAGCCCAGGGGAGAAAAGATATAGCATCATATTCAgctttttgttatataaaaattGCATTAGAACTCGgaaaccttttaaaataactttagcatttatttttcatacttcACAAATGTACATTATTAACTATGATGgtttaaaaagtgaaataatcataaacaatTTCAAGATGTGAAATTAAGACCACACTAAATATTTGTGcacttaattttatatatatatatatatatatatatatatataatatataatatatatatatatatatatataatatatatatatatatatataatatatatatatatatatatatatatatatatatatatatataatatatatatatatatatataatatatatatatatatatatatatatatatataatatatataatatatatatatatatatatatatatatataatataatatatatccaTCTCAAAAGCTGTAATTGTCTCCAAGGAGGCAACTTTATCAGGGAAGGTGCTTGAGATGGAATATAAGAAATGTGCATATCATTAATGCATCAGAATGCGCTTGATGAAAATCTTAACTTAAGAATGAGGTTTATAGCAAGTATTAACAGTGATTAAATTAGGATAAAGTTATTAAAGTATACTAAATGTATTGATAATGGTCGaggtgttatttatatattttttttttcagttgacatGTTACTAGTTTAAAAGTATCCCACATAGAAATTcctaaaatatactgaaaatcaTTATGGTCCTTATTTGCCACAATTTCAGATAGTCGTCCTTCCCTCTGTTTGACAGCAGTAGCCTACCAATTACACCACTATATTTGAATGCCTGAGGTGGAAGAGTCCTAGGTAGCTATCAGCACCAGACCAACTGTTTGGAAACATAAATAGAACAGTTAGAAATATGCTACTCCGCATGTATTTACAAGCTCATCTACTGAATGAGCAATGAAGTTTCCAATCTATTTAGACCTGTCTGGATTTGCTTTGTTTGCAGTTAGTTTGTCAAGCTGGAAATGGAATGTAAAGTTGCTTatagtttagtaaaaaaaaaaaaatatatatatatatatatatatatatatatatatatatatatatatatatatatatatatattatagacttATGTGGTACTAGATTTTTTAAACAATGTGCTGAACTAATTTTTATATATGAATGATGTCTATTTGTTTGTCACATGGCTATTTTTCTATGTGTTCCCTCTAGATCTTTCTTCTGGGGTCTTAGAATTGCAGTTATTCTGTGGTCAACAATaagtattagaaaaaaatatatatttctaaaagaaTTGTCAAATGAACCACAATATACAATTCCCATCACTAGTCATAACAATTTATCTGCACATTGTGCCTTCAAGTTGGGATTTAACTATTTTGAATATTCATTTTGTGTGACATTCACCCAATGGGCAAACCTAACCAAGTGAtctaattattattcataaactGAGCTTTTGCAAAAATAATATTCACCCggctaacaaaataaaaatattatttctgaatttactgtatgtttcagacaaaaaaaaaaaaaaaaaaaaaactgaacaatacgtttctttttctttaattttcattcatttttaaatttatttattcaatttttagAATAAAGTCAAAACTTATTCTAAAATATTTCTGGGGCACTATACCTTTTGCTTTAAAAGTGATGGTTAAATAAGATTTTGACTGTATATGCAAAGCagaataaatgcttttttaaccAAAATCTCTACCTCATGTGGGCTTCTCTtagattaaaaatatacacaatCTAAAGAGGGGTTATTTATATGCAGGGGGTTCGGGGTGGAGATGAGGGATTTGAGATAGTGTTTCAGGTGTTTGAGAGCCTATTGGCTCTGAGATTGCATCTACTACCATAAACAGATGGGTTTTCCTTGGTCATGGGGGAATACAATATATACTTATGATGCCCACTGCACACAGAGACCATATTCTTCCTCCATTCTTCTGGCTGTGTCTGCCTCGGCTCATAAGTAAGATGCAGTTTTCTTTTGCTTATCATATTGTTCATGTCTTTATGCTGTTGGATGTGCATCTAGATGCATCTTAGCCAGTTGCACTATAGTAAAAAAATGTTGGTGTTGACAGTCAAATATTCTTTGTGGAATTTTGGATTTGAACTGGATTTTGCTATTTTTGAtgtgtttgaaatgtgttttgctgtttaattgttcttattttttatttgtgtaaaaggGCAAGTTGGTTTGTGTTTGACAGAATTGTTTTTGCAAAAGAGTTCGTTGAGACTCGTTGAGTTGGGAATTATcctgtttaattacattttatttgtcatgaGACATTAATTCTGCATCCTTATGGAAAATACTGGAAACTGCTTTTGAAAAATCATTGCACTATTTTGGGATAGACATTTGGTAGCTGAAATGTAATGTAGTGTTGATTTGAGTTTTGGAAATGCTATCCGATTCAGCTTTTAGGATTGGAAGGTGATATGCCAGTGTTTATTCTGCTGTCAAGatttaatctttaaataaatattagggTTCAGTCGGCGGGTCTAAATGACGCACAGGGATCTCTTTTGCGATTTAGACGATGCTATGGCTTAAATCTATGCTGGCATAGTTCAAATGTAAAGGCCTTTACTACATATTTCCTCACATTATCACAGGGATACTCATTGTCAAACTTTAGACCTGGCATTGTAAATTGCATTCTGAAAGTAATCCTGAAATACAAAGTAGATTAGAGTGTTGATAATAGTTTAGTTTTGAGCAATTTTAATTTACTGTGTTGAtcccagtaaaaaataaataaataaaataaaaagtggttCTAacgttatttattaaatttattgaatatttaaatgaaatataatataatataatataatataatataatataatataatataatataatataatataatataatataatataatataatatgggaGTAAAttagtaaatgacagaatttttaattGGGTGAATCTTGCCTTGCTGTATATTTTGATCATTGTGTCAAAAATTCATATTCGGCTCAGGCTTTAAATAAGTGgatggttttgaaaaaaaatgatgTCATGGTTTTGTTAGATCAGTTTCAGATGATTGGGAGGGAAGGAATAGAGGTGGGGTCATGATTTTGATTATCACCCAGAAACGGGCTTAGCACAGAGCATCTCTAGAGATTTTCTGCGCAAAAATAGCATATGATTCACTTTAGAACAGAAGACTTCATCATGGCCTTATTTGAAAATAGTGATGATTGGTGGTAAGTTTGGTTACTTGTCATTTAGCAGATAACGTCCACGTTGTTAAAACATTATCCAATGCAAAAAAGTCGTTTTACTTGAGAACAAATGGTTATTGCATTCTGTAATATTACCAGCGTTTTGTGTTAATAGTAAATTGTCTGTTTTATTTCACAGGGGCAAAAACTAAATTCATCCAAGATGTCGGAGTAAGTGCATATTTTAATTTCCTTTATTAGATTATCATTATCTACCTCAACTAACagacatttaatattttctattaatatataatgggcttaaaaaataaaataaactgtgaagTGACTTGTGGTGATTATTTACTgctttaacaaaatatattttaatgatttcaaaaCCACTCAGGAAAAAAATGTCATCGAGTCGCAAGCATCATCTAAAGGTAATGCAtgattcaaattaaaacataattgaaTGCCCATTATTGAGTACCAATGACACCCAGCCTCTCTGTGTCCCAGAGCTTGATGCTTTCCATCGCTAAAGGTATACTGGAACAGGAAGTAAAAGACAGAGAGGTGGAGAGGCAGAGATACATGGCAGAGATCTGCCAGCCTCTGTCTTTACCTTCAGGCACACAGGCATTACAGGTACAATAAATTCACCTTCTGAAAAagttaataatgaaaaacatggTAAATAGATAACGAAAATCTCTGTTCTTATTGTTTATAGGAACTGTGCAGGGAGCTTCACCACAAAATTGATGTCACTGACGAAGAGAGATATGACCTGGAAATGAAAGTCAACAAGTGTGCGAAGGAGGTAAGATGTCATCTAAATCTTATTCTGGTCCAGTTTGTGGTTTGTCTTGTAGTTTTTATACTGACGGCCCTCTGACTGACTGTAGATCGAAGACCTGAATATCAAAGTTATTGACCTGAAGGGCAAGTTCAAGAAGCCAACTCTGAGGAAGGTGCGCATGTCGGCCGACGCAATGCTCCAGGCTCTGCTGGGCTCCAAGCACAAGGTGTCTTTGGATCTGAGAGCCAACCTGAAGCAAGTCAAGAAGGAGGTCAAAGAGGAGGTGAGCGTTAAACTGCATCGTATTCATTTTCCTCGAGGTTCctgttagggctgcacgatattgggaaaaaatgacattgcgatattttatttttctgcgatatatattgcgatatgaaaccTAATCTACattcttattttaaatgatttaaacatcgacattgtgtcaattgattaatatctctctctctcactccttctatgtctctctctctctctctctctctctctctctcgggtgCGCTCTTTCTCTCGCGCTCTTCGCGAATCaaattcgtcaagggccggggagcagctggcccatacagttaatgaataacggatcaactacgtcagcctacatcgcacatcctgcgatgtgactatcgtggatttgtacatcgcgatatcgatgcctaaacgacacatcgtgcagccctagttcctGTATTTCTTGGTCCAAAAGAGCTTAGAACCTTCTAAATTCTGAAAGATGCTGATCATAGAC
It encodes the following:
- the LOC113066466 gene encoding troponin I, fast skeletal muscle-like isoform X1, with product MISKPLRKKMSSSRKHHLKSLMLSIAKGILEQEVKDREVERQRYMAEICQPLSLPSGTQALQELCRELHHKIDVTDEERYDLEMKVNKCAKEIEDLNIKVIDLKGKFKKPTLRKVRMSADAMLQALLGSKHKVSLDLRANLKQVKKEVKEEDKELRDVGDWRKNVEDKAGMDGRKKMFEAEA
- the LOC113067081 gene encoding uncharacterized protein LOC113067081, with protein sequence METLEKWSRDIMTPHLLDKKEQSKQNGMIAENLLNSLKICTRLQLQPISRSACATGSCPDLMSRNEQPGSRPLAMALTPQLPPRTHRRLCLSVSSDSNGRFKALETQEWKNNLKAQMEQAHSAGAASSTGSLERASLFCASGSTTTSSSGLSSPVEHLTKSKSSSRFSLFSPPWNSSSETDSNPPSRSGSKKMRNYSCRAGPGSAKTGPETPEPKQSVPEHFQYSEPVISKVTDYIYVGNLNAAYSGRMLCRNNIDSIIDMSSLPGETCLRVIPCTCSRGVKHSWSRLKVDMSDLPDTVQEGLALKHRCFEDINECIDASMEKRKRVLVHCRDGFSLAPTCIIQYLMVKQNMRLIAAYELLRAKHPVNIRESHQNVLVSLESALRPGGNTDPECFKQAISRKVAWT
- the LOC113066466 gene encoding troponin I, fast skeletal muscle-like isoform X2; translation: MSEKKMSSSRKHHLKSLMLSIAKGILEQEVKDREVERQRYMAEICQPLSLPSGTQALQELCRELHHKIDVTDEERYDLEMKVNKCAKEIEDLNIKVIDLKGKFKKPTLRKVRMSADAMLQALLGSKHKVSLDLRANLKQVKKEVKEEDKELRDVGDWRKNVEDKAGMDGRKKMFEAEA